Proteins found in one Nymphalis io chromosome 4, ilAglIoxx1.1, whole genome shotgun sequence genomic segment:
- the LOC126768119 gene encoding phospholipase D2 isoform X1, whose translation MYTSVKFILCNGQNIAYQRPNGYREVKTDLIEESSRKRMERSELSLSFHNLIKRDEELYGYTNYGMETPTPSTTPGDCLQGILQNLDSLTPTGVDSDFDESLAVPESLSVIDVDKINNKEETDASAPLATAVPYKAIHAPPIKFNSVHRKVFIPGVEIKVRFVENERSVTTHLLNPNLYTINLQHGDFTWTIKKRYKHILYLHQQLSLYRATLKIPFPTKTHKSRRASFKNTVDTEEKAERVVLQAIPRSSSKRREGRPRKRKGALPRFPRKPEVMVTYEGIQLRMKQLEEYLFNLLNISIYRNHHETVKFLEVSNISFISELGTKGKEGIIEKRTGSTQPGQAGCNCFGLLGTMVCVRCNYFCTGLVCAKWQERWLFVKDTFFGYIRPSDGIIKGIMLFDQGFEVSSGLYSTGMNKGLQILNQSRQMVIKCWTKRKSKEWMQYLKTVANQSARDFTYPNVHHSFAPPRAATPVGTLVDGSAYLSAVADAMELAKEEIFIADWWLSPEIYMKRPALNGDYWRLDTILKRKAAQGVKVFVMLYKEVEMALGINSFYSKSRLASENIKVFRHPDHAKVGVLFWAHHEKIVVIDQTVAFVGGIDLCYGRWDDHKHRLTDLGNISQPKTLIKSKKKTSSSPGGGFYVNYGNGLEAAIELAKSSKDIVIGLNIPFQEVEEKAEVTEEETKTEDDNPKPEPVLEAGDHLLQIGTHRDSHDSDVLKRNVLDKITDRGKDFISIIYPPYEEERNEQKFDDSERKKAEKYARSNDEILLTDVLGIKPRSPSEPTPLAQVVEGRVITESTKKALEDIEGNSKLWIGKDYVNFIVKDFNSLELPFVVCPGADLVDRNTTPRMPWHDVGVLVGGAAARDVARHFVQRWNAIKLEKARQNTNYPYLVPKTYSDIKPLQGLEQVLNIDMINTSCQVLRSVSSWSCGFLDPDTVEQSIHEAYVDTITRAQHYIYIENQFFITLSRSSITVRNQISEALYNRIMRAHRAKESFRVFVVMPLLPGFEGEVGGPSGTSMHAVTHWNYQSICRSREAIITRLYEAGIEDPSEYITFHGLRTHSILDGEPVTELVYVHSKLLIADDRFIICGSANINDRSMIGKRDSEIAVLLQDEQFDDGIMNEKPFPCGRLAGALRKRLFREHLGLMEEDVFKLSINLDDPCCDQFYNKIWKATSKRNTDIYEEVFHTIPTDSVHTFAELKKYHEENSETLWHKDPVLANRKIDLIQGYLVDMPLQFLCNETLTPRNTSMEGILPTSLWT comes from the exons ATGTATACAAGTGTTAAATTTATTCTGTGTAATGGCCAGAACATTGCATATCAGAGACCTAACGGGTACCGTGAAGTGAAAACAGATTTAATAGAAGAAAGCTCAAGAAAACGTATGGAACGTAGCGAATTATCTCTCAGTTTTCATAATCTTATCAAAAGAG atgAAGAACTCTACGGCTACACAAATTACGGTATGGAAACGCCAACACCTTCAACGACACCGGGGGACTGTTTGCAAGGAATATTGCAAAATTTGGATTCCCTGACACCCACTGGTGTTGACTCCGACTTTGACGAGAGTCTTGCTGTTCCAGAATCTTTGTCTGTCATTGATGTAGATAAGATTAACAACAAAGAGGAAACAGATGCTTCAG CTCCCCTAGCAACTGCAGTGCCATATAAAGCAATTCACGCTCctccaattaaatttaattcagttCATAGAAAAGTGTTCATACCGGGCGTTGAAATAAAGGTCAGGTTCGTGGAGAACGAAAGGAGCGTGACAACACATTTACTCAACCCTAATTT atacACGATAAACCTCCAACATGGCGACTTCACATGGACGATTAAAAAACGTTACAAACACATTCTATATCTGCATCAGCAGCTATCATTGTACAGGGCAACTCTCAAAATACCGTTTCCAACGAAAACCCACAAGTCAAGAAGAGCTAGTTTTAAGAATACAGTTGACACTGAAGAGAAGGCGGAAAGGGTTGTATTACAAGCCATTCCTAGGAGTAGTTCTAAGCGACGCGAGGGCAGACCTAGAAAGCGGAAAGGAGCCCTGCCGAg ATTCCCTCGGAAACCAGAAGTGATGGTGACATACGAAGGCATTCAGTTACGTATGAAACAACTTGAGGAATACCTCTTCAACCTACTAAATATATCCATATACAGGAATCACCATGAGACA GTGAAATTTCTCGAAGTTTCCAATATTTCGTTTATATCAGAACTGGGCACGAAAGGCAAGGAAGGAATTATCGAGAAGCGAACCGGTTCGACTCAGCCCGGTCAAGCTGGCTGCAACTGCTTCGGACTCCTTGGCACTATGGTCTGTGTCAG atgtaattatttttgcaCGGGATTAGTTTGTGCGAAATGGCAAGAAAGATGGTTATTTGTAAAGGACACTTTCTTCGGGTACATACGACCAAGCGACGGCATCATAAAAGGCATTATGCTATTCGATCAAGG gTTCGAAGTGTCAAGCGGTTTGTATTCAACGGGAATGAACAAAGGCCTTCAAATCCTTAACCAGAGCAGGCAAATGGTGATCAAGTGCTGGACCAAGAGGAAGAGTAAGGAGTGGATGCAGTATTTGAAGACTGTTGCCAATCAATCTG CCCGGGACTTTACTTACCCGAACGTTCATCACTCCTTCGCCCCTCCTCGTGCGGCAACTCCCGTGGGGACTCTAGTGGACGGCTCGGCGTATTTATCAGCCGTAGCCGATGCCATGGAGCTGGCTAAAGAGGAGATATTCATAGCTGATTGGTGGCTTAGCCCTGAAATATATATGAAGAGACCCGCCCTTAACGGTGATTACTGGAGACTTGATACCATTTTGAAAAGGAAAGCG GCACAGGGAGTGAAGGTGTTCGTGATGCTGTACAAGGAAGTGGAGATGGCACTCGGTATCAACAGTTTCTACAGTAAAAGTAGATTAGCTAGTGAAAACATTAAG GTTTTTCGACATCCAGACCACGCGAAGGTAGGAGTGTTATTTTGGGCTCATCACGAGAAAATTGTTGTGATCGACCAAACTGTTGCGTTTGTGGGGGGGATAGACCTTTGTTATGGGAGATGGGATGATCACAAACATag GTTAACCGATCTCGGCAACATATCGCAACCGAAGACCTTGATAAAGAGCAAGAAGAAAACCTCCAGTTCCCCCGGCGGGGGGTTTTACGTGAACTACGGCAACGGATTGGAAGCCGCGATCGAATTAGCAAAATCTTCAAAAGATATCGTCATTGGACTTAATAT ACCGTTCCAAGAAGTGGAGGAGAAAGCAGAAGTTACAGAGGAAGAAACGAAAACTGAAGATGACAATCCGAAACCCGAACCCGTCCTAGAAGCAGGCGATCACTTATTACAAATAGGAACACATCGTGACTCACACGACAGCGACGTACTTAAACGTAACGTACTAGACAAAATAACGGACAGAGGAAAAGACTTTATCAGTATTATTTACCCACCGTACGAGGAAGAGAGGAATGAACAGAAGTTTGATGATTCAGAGAGAAAGAAAGCCGAGAAATACGCGAGGTCAAACGACGAAATACTTCTCACTGATGTATTGGGCATAAAGCCAAGGTCACCCAGTGAACCTACGCCCTTAGCTCAAGTAGTCGAAGGGAGGGTGATAACGGAAAGTACGAAAAAGGCGTTAGAAGATATAGAAGGGAACTCGAAATTGTGGATAGGCAAGGACTACGTCAACTTTATAGTTAAGGATTTCAATAGCTTGGAACTACCTTTTGTTG TCTGTCCCGGCGCAGACCTGGTGGACCGCAACACGACGCCGCGCATGCCGTGGCACGACGTGGGCGTGCTGGTGGGGGGCGCCGCCGCGCGGGACGTCGCCCGGCACTTCGTGCAGCGGTGGAACGCCATCAAGCTGGAGAAGGCCCG gcaAAATACAAACTACCCCTATTTGGTGCCGAAGACATACAGTGATATCAAGCCGTTACAGGGTCTGGAGCAAGTTCTCAATATCGACATGATTAACACTTCCTGTCAG GTGTTGCGCAGTGTATCGAGCTGGTCCTGCGGATTCCTGGACCCCGATACGGTGGAGCAGAGCATACACGAGGCCTACGTTGACACCATCACGCGCGCACAGCACTATATATACATCGAGAACCAATTCTTCATCACCCTTTCCAGATCCAGCATCACCGTCAGGAACCAG ataagcgAAGCGTTGTACAACCGTATAATGCGAGCACATCGCGCAAAAGAATCGTTCCGTGTGTTCGTGGTGATGCCGCTCCTGCCGGGTTTTGAGGGGGAGGTGGGGGGACCTTCGGGGACGTCCATGCACGCTGTCACACATTGGAACTATCAGAGTATATGCAG AAGTCGAGAGGCAATCATCACGCGTCTCTACGAAGCAGGTATAGAAGATCCGTCTGAGTACATAACCTTCCACGGACTCCGGACACATTCAATATTAGACGGCGAACCGGTTACTGAGCTGGTGTATGTACATTCGAAGCTATTGATCGCTGATGACAGATTTATAATATGTGGGAGTGCCAATATCAACGATAGGTCTATGATTGGTAAACGGGACTCGGAAATTGCGGTGCTTTTACAG GATGAACAATTCGATGATGGTATAATGAACGAGAAACCGTTTCCATGCGGTCGACTGGCTGGTGCTCTCAGGAAGCGTCTGTTCCGGGAACACTTGGGGTTGATGGAAGAGGACGTGTTCAAACTAAGCATCAATCTTGACGACCCGTGCTGCGACCAGTTCTATAACAAAATATGGAAGGCCACTTCGAAGCGGAACACTGATATTTATGAAGAA GTTTTTCACACGATTCCAACGGACTCGGTGCATACGTTCGCCGAACTTAAGAAATACCACGAGGAGAACAGCGAAACGCTCTGGCATAAGGACCCGGTGCTCGCGAACAGGAAAATAGACCTTATACAAGGCTATCTCGTAGATATGCCACTACAATTCCTTTGCAACGAAACACTTACACCGAGAAACACTTCTATGGAGGGTATATTGCCAACATCTCTTTGGACGTAA
- the LOC126768119 gene encoding phospholipase D2 isoform X2, with the protein MYTSVKFILCNGQNIAYQRPNGYREVKTDLIEESSRKRMERSELSLSFHNLIKRDEELYGYTNYGMETPTPSTTPGDCLQGILQNLDSLTPTGVDSDFDESLAVPESLSVIDVDKINNKEETDASAPLATAVPYKAIHAPPIKFNSVHRKVFIPGVEIKVRFVENERSVTTHLLNPNLYTINLQHGDFTWTIKKRYKHILYLHQQLSLYRATLKIPFPTKTHKSRRASFKNTVDTEEKAERVVLQAIPRSSSKRREGRPRKRKGALPRFPRKPEVMVTYEGIQLRMKQLEEYLFNLLNISIYRNHHETVKFLEVSNISFISELGTKGKEGIIEKRTGSTQPGQAGCNCFGLLGTMVCVRCNYFCTGLVCAKWQERWLFVKDTFFGYIRPSDGIIKGIMLFDQGFEVSSGLYSTGMNKGLQILNQSRQMVIKCWTKRKSKEWMQYLKTVANQSARDFTYPNVHHSFAPPRAATPVGTLVDGSAYLSAVADAMELAKEEIFIADWWLSPEIYMKRPALNGDYWRLDTILKRKAAQGVKVFVMLYKEVEMALGINSFYSKSRLASENIKVFRHPDHAKVGVLFWAHHEKIVVIDQTVAFVGGIDLCYGRWDDHKHRLTDLGNISQPKTLIKSKKKTSSSPGGGFYVNYGNGLEAAIELAKSSKDIVIGLNIPFQEVEEKAEVTEEETKTEDDNPKPEPVLEAGDHLLQIGTHRDSHDSDVLKRNVLDKITDRGKDFISIIYPPYEEERNEQKFDDSERKKAEKYARSNDEILLTDVLGIKPRSPSEPTPLAQVVEGRVITESTKKALEDIEGNSKLWIGKDYVNFIVKDFNSLELPFVDLVDRNTTPRMPWHDVGVLVGGAAARDVARHFVQRWNAIKLEKARQNTNYPYLVPKTYSDIKPLQGLEQVLNIDMINTSCQVLRSVSSWSCGFLDPDTVEQSIHEAYVDTITRAQHYIYIENQFFITLSRSSITVRNQISEALYNRIMRAHRAKESFRVFVVMPLLPGFEGEVGGPSGTSMHAVTHWNYQSICRSREAIITRLYEAGIEDPSEYITFHGLRTHSILDGEPVTELVYVHSKLLIADDRFIICGSANINDRSMIGKRDSEIAVLLQDEQFDDGIMNEKPFPCGRLAGALRKRLFREHLGLMEEDVFKLSINLDDPCCDQFYNKIWKATSKRNTDIYEEVFHTIPTDSVHTFAELKKYHEENSETLWHKDPVLANRKIDLIQGYLVDMPLQFLCNETLTPRNTSMEGILPTSLWT; encoded by the exons ATGTATACAAGTGTTAAATTTATTCTGTGTAATGGCCAGAACATTGCATATCAGAGACCTAACGGGTACCGTGAAGTGAAAACAGATTTAATAGAAGAAAGCTCAAGAAAACGTATGGAACGTAGCGAATTATCTCTCAGTTTTCATAATCTTATCAAAAGAG atgAAGAACTCTACGGCTACACAAATTACGGTATGGAAACGCCAACACCTTCAACGACACCGGGGGACTGTTTGCAAGGAATATTGCAAAATTTGGATTCCCTGACACCCACTGGTGTTGACTCCGACTTTGACGAGAGTCTTGCTGTTCCAGAATCTTTGTCTGTCATTGATGTAGATAAGATTAACAACAAAGAGGAAACAGATGCTTCAG CTCCCCTAGCAACTGCAGTGCCATATAAAGCAATTCACGCTCctccaattaaatttaattcagttCATAGAAAAGTGTTCATACCGGGCGTTGAAATAAAGGTCAGGTTCGTGGAGAACGAAAGGAGCGTGACAACACATTTACTCAACCCTAATTT atacACGATAAACCTCCAACATGGCGACTTCACATGGACGATTAAAAAACGTTACAAACACATTCTATATCTGCATCAGCAGCTATCATTGTACAGGGCAACTCTCAAAATACCGTTTCCAACGAAAACCCACAAGTCAAGAAGAGCTAGTTTTAAGAATACAGTTGACACTGAAGAGAAGGCGGAAAGGGTTGTATTACAAGCCATTCCTAGGAGTAGTTCTAAGCGACGCGAGGGCAGACCTAGAAAGCGGAAAGGAGCCCTGCCGAg ATTCCCTCGGAAACCAGAAGTGATGGTGACATACGAAGGCATTCAGTTACGTATGAAACAACTTGAGGAATACCTCTTCAACCTACTAAATATATCCATATACAGGAATCACCATGAGACA GTGAAATTTCTCGAAGTTTCCAATATTTCGTTTATATCAGAACTGGGCACGAAAGGCAAGGAAGGAATTATCGAGAAGCGAACCGGTTCGACTCAGCCCGGTCAAGCTGGCTGCAACTGCTTCGGACTCCTTGGCACTATGGTCTGTGTCAG atgtaattatttttgcaCGGGATTAGTTTGTGCGAAATGGCAAGAAAGATGGTTATTTGTAAAGGACACTTTCTTCGGGTACATACGACCAAGCGACGGCATCATAAAAGGCATTATGCTATTCGATCAAGG gTTCGAAGTGTCAAGCGGTTTGTATTCAACGGGAATGAACAAAGGCCTTCAAATCCTTAACCAGAGCAGGCAAATGGTGATCAAGTGCTGGACCAAGAGGAAGAGTAAGGAGTGGATGCAGTATTTGAAGACTGTTGCCAATCAATCTG CCCGGGACTTTACTTACCCGAACGTTCATCACTCCTTCGCCCCTCCTCGTGCGGCAACTCCCGTGGGGACTCTAGTGGACGGCTCGGCGTATTTATCAGCCGTAGCCGATGCCATGGAGCTGGCTAAAGAGGAGATATTCATAGCTGATTGGTGGCTTAGCCCTGAAATATATATGAAGAGACCCGCCCTTAACGGTGATTACTGGAGACTTGATACCATTTTGAAAAGGAAAGCG GCACAGGGAGTGAAGGTGTTCGTGATGCTGTACAAGGAAGTGGAGATGGCACTCGGTATCAACAGTTTCTACAGTAAAAGTAGATTAGCTAGTGAAAACATTAAG GTTTTTCGACATCCAGACCACGCGAAGGTAGGAGTGTTATTTTGGGCTCATCACGAGAAAATTGTTGTGATCGACCAAACTGTTGCGTTTGTGGGGGGGATAGACCTTTGTTATGGGAGATGGGATGATCACAAACATag GTTAACCGATCTCGGCAACATATCGCAACCGAAGACCTTGATAAAGAGCAAGAAGAAAACCTCCAGTTCCCCCGGCGGGGGGTTTTACGTGAACTACGGCAACGGATTGGAAGCCGCGATCGAATTAGCAAAATCTTCAAAAGATATCGTCATTGGACTTAATAT ACCGTTCCAAGAAGTGGAGGAGAAAGCAGAAGTTACAGAGGAAGAAACGAAAACTGAAGATGACAATCCGAAACCCGAACCCGTCCTAGAAGCAGGCGATCACTTATTACAAATAGGAACACATCGTGACTCACACGACAGCGACGTACTTAAACGTAACGTACTAGACAAAATAACGGACAGAGGAAAAGACTTTATCAGTATTATTTACCCACCGTACGAGGAAGAGAGGAATGAACAGAAGTTTGATGATTCAGAGAGAAAGAAAGCCGAGAAATACGCGAGGTCAAACGACGAAATACTTCTCACTGATGTATTGGGCATAAAGCCAAGGTCACCCAGTGAACCTACGCCCTTAGCTCAAGTAGTCGAAGGGAGGGTGATAACGGAAAGTACGAAAAAGGCGTTAGAAGATATAGAAGGGAACTCGAAATTGTGGATAGGCAAGGACTACGTCAACTTTATAGTTAAGGATTTCAATAGCTTGGAACTACCTTTTGTTG ACCTGGTGGACCGCAACACGACGCCGCGCATGCCGTGGCACGACGTGGGCGTGCTGGTGGGGGGCGCCGCCGCGCGGGACGTCGCCCGGCACTTCGTGCAGCGGTGGAACGCCATCAAGCTGGAGAAGGCCCG gcaAAATACAAACTACCCCTATTTGGTGCCGAAGACATACAGTGATATCAAGCCGTTACAGGGTCTGGAGCAAGTTCTCAATATCGACATGATTAACACTTCCTGTCAG GTGTTGCGCAGTGTATCGAGCTGGTCCTGCGGATTCCTGGACCCCGATACGGTGGAGCAGAGCATACACGAGGCCTACGTTGACACCATCACGCGCGCACAGCACTATATATACATCGAGAACCAATTCTTCATCACCCTTTCCAGATCCAGCATCACCGTCAGGAACCAG ataagcgAAGCGTTGTACAACCGTATAATGCGAGCACATCGCGCAAAAGAATCGTTCCGTGTGTTCGTGGTGATGCCGCTCCTGCCGGGTTTTGAGGGGGAGGTGGGGGGACCTTCGGGGACGTCCATGCACGCTGTCACACATTGGAACTATCAGAGTATATGCAG AAGTCGAGAGGCAATCATCACGCGTCTCTACGAAGCAGGTATAGAAGATCCGTCTGAGTACATAACCTTCCACGGACTCCGGACACATTCAATATTAGACGGCGAACCGGTTACTGAGCTGGTGTATGTACATTCGAAGCTATTGATCGCTGATGACAGATTTATAATATGTGGGAGTGCCAATATCAACGATAGGTCTATGATTGGTAAACGGGACTCGGAAATTGCGGTGCTTTTACAG GATGAACAATTCGATGATGGTATAATGAACGAGAAACCGTTTCCATGCGGTCGACTGGCTGGTGCTCTCAGGAAGCGTCTGTTCCGGGAACACTTGGGGTTGATGGAAGAGGACGTGTTCAAACTAAGCATCAATCTTGACGACCCGTGCTGCGACCAGTTCTATAACAAAATATGGAAGGCCACTTCGAAGCGGAACACTGATATTTATGAAGAA GTTTTTCACACGATTCCAACGGACTCGGTGCATACGTTCGCCGAACTTAAGAAATACCACGAGGAGAACAGCGAAACGCTCTGGCATAAGGACCCGGTGCTCGCGAACAGGAAAATAGACCTTATACAAGGCTATCTCGTAGATATGCCACTACAATTCCTTTGCAACGAAACACTTACACCGAGAAACACTTCTATGGAGGGTATATTGCCAACATCTCTTTGGACGTAA
- the LOC126768119 gene encoding phospholipase D2 isoform X3 yields the protein METPTPSTTPGDCLQGILQNLDSLTPTGVDSDFDESLAVPESLSVIDVDKINNKEETDASAPLATAVPYKAIHAPPIKFNSVHRKVFIPGVEIKVRFVENERSVTTHLLNPNLYTINLQHGDFTWTIKKRYKHILYLHQQLSLYRATLKIPFPTKTHKSRRASFKNTVDTEEKAERVVLQAIPRSSSKRREGRPRKRKGALPRFPRKPEVMVTYEGIQLRMKQLEEYLFNLLNISIYRNHHETVKFLEVSNISFISELGTKGKEGIIEKRTGSTQPGQAGCNCFGLLGTMVCVRCNYFCTGLVCAKWQERWLFVKDTFFGYIRPSDGIIKGIMLFDQGFEVSSGLYSTGMNKGLQILNQSRQMVIKCWTKRKSKEWMQYLKTVANQSARDFTYPNVHHSFAPPRAATPVGTLVDGSAYLSAVADAMELAKEEIFIADWWLSPEIYMKRPALNGDYWRLDTILKRKAAQGVKVFVMLYKEVEMALGINSFYSKSRLASENIKVFRHPDHAKVGVLFWAHHEKIVVIDQTVAFVGGIDLCYGRWDDHKHRLTDLGNISQPKTLIKSKKKTSSSPGGGFYVNYGNGLEAAIELAKSSKDIVIGLNIPFQEVEEKAEVTEEETKTEDDNPKPEPVLEAGDHLLQIGTHRDSHDSDVLKRNVLDKITDRGKDFISIIYPPYEEERNEQKFDDSERKKAEKYARSNDEILLTDVLGIKPRSPSEPTPLAQVVEGRVITESTKKALEDIEGNSKLWIGKDYVNFIVKDFNSLELPFVVCPGADLVDRNTTPRMPWHDVGVLVGGAAARDVARHFVQRWNAIKLEKARQNTNYPYLVPKTYSDIKPLQGLEQVLNIDMINTSCQVLRSVSSWSCGFLDPDTVEQSIHEAYVDTITRAQHYIYIENQFFITLSRSSITVRNQISEALYNRIMRAHRAKESFRVFVVMPLLPGFEGEVGGPSGTSMHAVTHWNYQSICRSREAIITRLYEAGIEDPSEYITFHGLRTHSILDGEPVTELVYVHSKLLIADDRFIICGSANINDRSMIGKRDSEIAVLLQDEQFDDGIMNEKPFPCGRLAGALRKRLFREHLGLMEEDVFKLSINLDDPCCDQFYNKIWKATSKRNTDIYEEVFHTIPTDSVHTFAELKKYHEENSETLWHKDPVLANRKIDLIQGYLVDMPLQFLCNETLTPRNTSMEGILPTSLWT from the exons ATGGAAACGCCAACACCTTCAACGACACCGGGGGACTGTTTGCAAGGAATATTGCAAAATTTGGATTCCCTGACACCCACTGGTGTTGACTCCGACTTTGACGAGAGTCTTGCTGTTCCAGAATCTTTGTCTGTCATTGATGTAGATAAGATTAACAACAAAGAGGAAACAGATGCTTCAG CTCCCCTAGCAACTGCAGTGCCATATAAAGCAATTCACGCTCctccaattaaatttaattcagttCATAGAAAAGTGTTCATACCGGGCGTTGAAATAAAGGTCAGGTTCGTGGAGAACGAAAGGAGCGTGACAACACATTTACTCAACCCTAATTT atacACGATAAACCTCCAACATGGCGACTTCACATGGACGATTAAAAAACGTTACAAACACATTCTATATCTGCATCAGCAGCTATCATTGTACAGGGCAACTCTCAAAATACCGTTTCCAACGAAAACCCACAAGTCAAGAAGAGCTAGTTTTAAGAATACAGTTGACACTGAAGAGAAGGCGGAAAGGGTTGTATTACAAGCCATTCCTAGGAGTAGTTCTAAGCGACGCGAGGGCAGACCTAGAAAGCGGAAAGGAGCCCTGCCGAg ATTCCCTCGGAAACCAGAAGTGATGGTGACATACGAAGGCATTCAGTTACGTATGAAACAACTTGAGGAATACCTCTTCAACCTACTAAATATATCCATATACAGGAATCACCATGAGACA GTGAAATTTCTCGAAGTTTCCAATATTTCGTTTATATCAGAACTGGGCACGAAAGGCAAGGAAGGAATTATCGAGAAGCGAACCGGTTCGACTCAGCCCGGTCAAGCTGGCTGCAACTGCTTCGGACTCCTTGGCACTATGGTCTGTGTCAG atgtaattatttttgcaCGGGATTAGTTTGTGCGAAATGGCAAGAAAGATGGTTATTTGTAAAGGACACTTTCTTCGGGTACATACGACCAAGCGACGGCATCATAAAAGGCATTATGCTATTCGATCAAGG gTTCGAAGTGTCAAGCGGTTTGTATTCAACGGGAATGAACAAAGGCCTTCAAATCCTTAACCAGAGCAGGCAAATGGTGATCAAGTGCTGGACCAAGAGGAAGAGTAAGGAGTGGATGCAGTATTTGAAGACTGTTGCCAATCAATCTG CCCGGGACTTTACTTACCCGAACGTTCATCACTCCTTCGCCCCTCCTCGTGCGGCAACTCCCGTGGGGACTCTAGTGGACGGCTCGGCGTATTTATCAGCCGTAGCCGATGCCATGGAGCTGGCTAAAGAGGAGATATTCATAGCTGATTGGTGGCTTAGCCCTGAAATATATATGAAGAGACCCGCCCTTAACGGTGATTACTGGAGACTTGATACCATTTTGAAAAGGAAAGCG GCACAGGGAGTGAAGGTGTTCGTGATGCTGTACAAGGAAGTGGAGATGGCACTCGGTATCAACAGTTTCTACAGTAAAAGTAGATTAGCTAGTGAAAACATTAAG GTTTTTCGACATCCAGACCACGCGAAGGTAGGAGTGTTATTTTGGGCTCATCACGAGAAAATTGTTGTGATCGACCAAACTGTTGCGTTTGTGGGGGGGATAGACCTTTGTTATGGGAGATGGGATGATCACAAACATag GTTAACCGATCTCGGCAACATATCGCAACCGAAGACCTTGATAAAGAGCAAGAAGAAAACCTCCAGTTCCCCCGGCGGGGGGTTTTACGTGAACTACGGCAACGGATTGGAAGCCGCGATCGAATTAGCAAAATCTTCAAAAGATATCGTCATTGGACTTAATAT ACCGTTCCAAGAAGTGGAGGAGAAAGCAGAAGTTACAGAGGAAGAAACGAAAACTGAAGATGACAATCCGAAACCCGAACCCGTCCTAGAAGCAGGCGATCACTTATTACAAATAGGAACACATCGTGACTCACACGACAGCGACGTACTTAAACGTAACGTACTAGACAAAATAACGGACAGAGGAAAAGACTTTATCAGTATTATTTACCCACCGTACGAGGAAGAGAGGAATGAACAGAAGTTTGATGATTCAGAGAGAAAGAAAGCCGAGAAATACGCGAGGTCAAACGACGAAATACTTCTCACTGATGTATTGGGCATAAAGCCAAGGTCACCCAGTGAACCTACGCCCTTAGCTCAAGTAGTCGAAGGGAGGGTGATAACGGAAAGTACGAAAAAGGCGTTAGAAGATATAGAAGGGAACTCGAAATTGTGGATAGGCAAGGACTACGTCAACTTTATAGTTAAGGATTTCAATAGCTTGGAACTACCTTTTGTTG TCTGTCCCGGCGCAGACCTGGTGGACCGCAACACGACGCCGCGCATGCCGTGGCACGACGTGGGCGTGCTGGTGGGGGGCGCCGCCGCGCGGGACGTCGCCCGGCACTTCGTGCAGCGGTGGAACGCCATCAAGCTGGAGAAGGCCCG gcaAAATACAAACTACCCCTATTTGGTGCCGAAGACATACAGTGATATCAAGCCGTTACAGGGTCTGGAGCAAGTTCTCAATATCGACATGATTAACACTTCCTGTCAG GTGTTGCGCAGTGTATCGAGCTGGTCCTGCGGATTCCTGGACCCCGATACGGTGGAGCAGAGCATACACGAGGCCTACGTTGACACCATCACGCGCGCACAGCACTATATATACATCGAGAACCAATTCTTCATCACCCTTTCCAGATCCAGCATCACCGTCAGGAACCAG ataagcgAAGCGTTGTACAACCGTATAATGCGAGCACATCGCGCAAAAGAATCGTTCCGTGTGTTCGTGGTGATGCCGCTCCTGCCGGGTTTTGAGGGGGAGGTGGGGGGACCTTCGGGGACGTCCATGCACGCTGTCACACATTGGAACTATCAGAGTATATGCAG AAGTCGAGAGGCAATCATCACGCGTCTCTACGAAGCAGGTATAGAAGATCCGTCTGAGTACATAACCTTCCACGGACTCCGGACACATTCAATATTAGACGGCGAACCGGTTACTGAGCTGGTGTATGTACATTCGAAGCTATTGATCGCTGATGACAGATTTATAATATGTGGGAGTGCCAATATCAACGATAGGTCTATGATTGGTAAACGGGACTCGGAAATTGCGGTGCTTTTACAG GATGAACAATTCGATGATGGTATAATGAACGAGAAACCGTTTCCATGCGGTCGACTGGCTGGTGCTCTCAGGAAGCGTCTGTTCCGGGAACACTTGGGGTTGATGGAAGAGGACGTGTTCAAACTAAGCATCAATCTTGACGACCCGTGCTGCGACCAGTTCTATAACAAAATATGGAAGGCCACTTCGAAGCGGAACACTGATATTTATGAAGAA GTTTTTCACACGATTCCAACGGACTCGGTGCATACGTTCGCCGAACTTAAGAAATACCACGAGGAGAACAGCGAAACGCTCTGGCATAAGGACCCGGTGCTCGCGAACAGGAAAATAGACCTTATACAAGGCTATCTCGTAGATATGCCACTACAATTCCTTTGCAACGAAACACTTACACCGAGAAACACTTCTATGGAGGGTATATTGCCAACATCTCTTTGGACGTAA